GTCTCATCTTTTAAATCGATTAAATGCTCAACCGCAGCGATGACAAGTGTCGGATTTTCGGCGTTTAAATACTCATCTATATCAATATCTACCGTATTAAACACTTCATCATTATTTTCATTTGGTTGCGTCATCGTATTTCTTTTCTTTAACTCTTCTGTCGCATAATGTTTGCAATGTGTCGCAAATTGTATAAGTGAGGCTGCCATCCCACTCTCTTTACCTGTCACAGTAACGATATTTGACCATTCGAGTAATTCTTCATATAACTTTAAATTGAATAACGCTTGAAGGATCATGTTCAGATGAACTTCTGCTTCATCGCGTGACACTTCTTTCGTTTGAAAACAAAGCTGTGCGTATTTATACATTTTTTCATATTCGTTTTTTTGAATTAACACATCATAATACATTTCGACTAAAGTGATATTTGTATGTTCTATTAACGTGTTATATTCAGCAAATCTATCTATAAAAAAATCAAAATCATTATCATGATAGAGTGCTTTTAAATCACGTTCGATTTTTTTAATAAACCGTGGGTGTGATGTTAAATTATTCATATAAATCACGAATGATGAGTTCACTCCACGTTTCGTAGTTTCCTAACTCTTTTAACTCTTCTCTTTTTGACCATATAAGTTGTAGCGTGTCTTCTTCATTCGTAAATACTTTTTCTTTGTCGACATTTACTTTAAATACGAGTCCAATATGGACACGTCCGACTTCGTTTGTATCATCGTTAATTAAACCGATTAGTTCAAAGGCGTTTAAGTCTTTCTTTTCTAAGCCAATTTCTTCTTGTAGTTCACGCGCTGCGTTTTCAAACATTTTTTCTTTAATGTTTTCTTCAGATTCAATATCGTTCATATGTCCACCGACACCGATTGAATGAAGTCCATGTAGACGAGATTCACCGCCACCTGTTAAACGTTTATAAACGAGCGTTTCATCTTCACTTTCAACAATCGTATATGATACGAGTTGTTTATACGACTCGTCTTCTTCCATATCTCCACGGCGTTTAATTTCATAGTCATCTAACGTCTTCGTGATTTCATTAAAACGTGCATCAGATTGACTTAAAAAACCGTTAAACGCATGTGCTTCATCATTAAATAAATCTTTTCTATTTACTACTAAAATCATTTCATCAAATTTACTCATCTATATACTCCTAATCTTTTACTGTCTTCATTATACTATAGTAATTTTTAATGTGTTTTGCTATAATTTCACATTGAAACAGGTTCGAAAACTTCCCTGTATAAAAAACTAAGGAGAATTACAATGAAATTTACTTCAAAGGATCTTGCAATTAATGCATGTATCGCCGCTTTGTATGTCGTCTTAACGACAATTAACCCCATCGGTCACGGAATGATACAAGTCCGCGTGTCAGAAATGCTCGCTATCCTTCCGTTTATAAACCGAAAATTGATACCTGGAATGATCGTAGGTGTAACAGTTGCAAACTTCTTTTCACCACTCGGGTATATCGACGTTCTTGTCGGAGTAGGATGTGCGGTCGTTTCGTATACAATTAGTTACTTCATTAAAAACTTATGGATAAACGTCGTACAATACGCAGTTGTATGTGGGCTTATCGTATCACTCATGCTGAAATCTGTATTAGGGATACCATATTGGCCATCAGTCATCGCAATATTTATATCGACACTCATCGTTGGTATGATCGGTGCTGTCATATTTAATGCACTAAAAGAAAGACTGAAATTAGTAGATTAATATAAGCAGTAAAGCACCCAATATTATGGGTGCTTTTTAAATATACCAATTCACAACTTCTTGATTTTCAATTTTAGCAATTATATACGCCTCTTTATCGTAACCGTCGTATTCCATACCACTTACAGACATATAAATTTGCCCTTCATTCGGTTGATAATAAATGTCATAAGGTTCATCTCTAAATTCTTCATCCATACTGACTAAATCTTCGTTAATCAATAAAATAATATGATTTTTATCCATACGTTAAACTCCTTTATATACTTTTTTAATACGTGTATATCGTATACCCAACATAATCAGTAAAGTAATCTTTCATGAAGTATAAATAAACACTTAACATTTGCATAAAATAGATATACTGATTGTGCTGAGTATCAATCAAATGTTTATGATTTATAAAATACAATATTCAATATCTTTTTTAATTTTATATTGTATAATAACAATGAGAAAGGAGAGAGAATTTAATATTAGGATGACAATTATTGGTTAATGATTGCACTTTAATATAAAATCATTACCCCTACATAACGTACTCAAGTATATAATAAAACTACTTCTAGCCGTAAAACTAAAAGTTCTTTGAGTAAACAATTTAAAAAGGGATTAATTTAAAAATTAAATATGTATCTATTTAGTGCATTTTAAAATTAACAAAATTTTGAGTTCAAAAACATCCATTAAAAATTACGAATAGATAATTTAATTAACTGAAAGACATTAAAAGGAGAAATAAACAGTTGAACAAGAAATTATTATTATCACTCACTAGCTCAGCACTTTTGTTATTACTTACTGCATGTGGTGAATCTTCTACGGAAGAGGTCGCATCAGAACTCAGAAAAGATGCTGAATCTGAACAAGTTGAGGCAGAAAAGAAAAAAGATGAAGTGATTGAGGAAACAGGAGAAGAAGAAGCTACAACTGAAACAGAAGATGTTAATAAGAACATCGCAGATGATGATTTTGTAAAAATCGACTTGAAAAATGTTGAGAGAACTAAAGATGAAATATTTGGAGACAGTATAAAAGTTAACTTTGAAATCGAAAACAAAACAGATAGAAAAATTATAGTTCAGTCACGTGATGTTTCTGCTGATGGTTATATGGTGGATGACATCGCAGTGTTTAGTGCTGAAATCGTTGGTGGTAAGAAGATTAAAGATGCACTAGTATTAGAAGAAATGTTTTTACCTGAAGGTGAAGAATTACCTGAATTAAACGAGAATCTTGAAATGACATTAATTGTTTTCGATGATGAAACATTTGATGATATTGGAAGTTATGAAGTAAACATCGATTTTTAATTATTTAAAAATTGCTTCTTTTTATAAATGACAATAAAAAATCCTTGTAATCAAAGTGATTACAAGGATTTTATTACGTCCCGGGAGGGATTCGAACCCCCGACCGATGGCTTAGAAGGCCATTGCTCTATCCAGCTGAGCTACCGGGACCTATCAATGAACACAATAACCATTATAATAAATGGCACGTCTAAATGTCAACATGTTTTTTTATAATTATACGTGTTTCATTGATTCACTCGAGTTCGACTTGTTTTAACACTTCTCCGTCTCTTTTATAAAACGTTACGATTTTCTCTTCAGTGTCTAATACTGCATATGTTTCTGGCTCAGAACTTCTAGAAGCGGATATTGATCCTGGGTTTATACAGTAAACGTCATTAATTTTTTCTACTTTAGCGATATGCGTATGACCATATAACGCATAAATTGCACCGAGTGCTTTCGCTTTTGAAGCGAGTAAATTTCGATCACGATTTACGTGGTATAAATGACCGTGTGTAAAATAAATAAGTCCGTCATATAATTGTTCAGTTCTAAAACTCGTATCATAATCCGTATTTCCTTTAACATACTCATACGGTTCGAGTAGAGCATCTTCTGATGATAGTTCGCTATCACCGAGATGGATGTATAGATCAGCATCTATTTCTTTAGGCAATTTTTCAATCATTGTCTTTTCTCTATGGTTATCACTGACGATTAATACTTTCATTATTTCACCTAACTTTGAAGTCTATTAAATAAGTTTTCATCTTCTAATAACTTGTCGATGGCACGTTTTCGATGGGAAATCTCAGATTTTTCATCTGTCGATAACTCGCCAAACTTTTTACCATCTAACGTTTGAAAGAGCGGGTCGTATCCAAATCCATTAGTGCCAACTGGTGCTTCTAATATTTCACCGAATACAACGCCCTCATACGTATACGCTGTTCCATCCGGAAATGCGACCGCAATAACAGAAGTAAAGTATGCGGATCTGTTTTCTTCACCTTTCATTAATTGTAATAACTTTTTGTTATTTTCTTGATCAGTCGCGTCATCTCCAGCAAAACGTGCAGATCTTACTCCTGGAGCACCTTCTAACGCTTCTACTGATAATCCTGAATCGTCACTGATTACAGGTAGATTCGTACGTTTTGCACCTTCTAATGCTTTTATTAAAGCATTATCTTTAAACGTTTCACCATCTTCTACAGGATCAAAATCTTCTAAAATAGATTGAATCCCAACGACTTCGAACTGTTTAAAAATTGATTTGAAATCATTAATTTTACCTTTATTACCACTTGCAATTACTATTTTGCTCATAAAATACTCCTATAATTGTACTGATTGAATCGTATATTTAAAATTCGGCATCCATTCGTTTAAAATCTTTTCGAATTGTTGATGGTCTCCGTGAACGTAAATCTCGTGTATGATCTCATCGTCGTTTGAGCTGAGTAACTCTTTAAACTCTAGTAACGTACTGACGTCTCTTGCTGTCTCTAAACCAGAATCGACAATATTTTTTTCATTTGAAAAATAATCATCAATCGCTTGTTTAATTAACGGATAATGGGTACAACCGAGAATCACTGTGTCTGCATTTGTGTCTTTAACGCTCTGTAACGTTTCGGAAATTACATTATTTCGTATATCATCATTTTTATAATTAAATGCTTCGATAAGTGGTACAAAATCCGGACACGCATGCTCTGTGACGATTGCTGATTTATTAATCTTTTGTATCGTCGACTTATATTTATGTGAAAGCATCGTACCTCGCGTAGATAAGACGAGAATATTGTCATTGTCTGAAATTTGTAATGCACGTCTTGATCCTGGTTTAATAACACCGATGACTGGGATATCTATCATCTTTCTAATTTCAGAAATAGCGAGAGCAGTCGCTGTGTTACAAGCAATGATAAACAGCTTTATATCTTTACGACTTAAAAAATTATATATTTCTTTCGTGAACGATAACACTTCTTCTTTCGATCGTTGGCCGTACGGGCATCTTAAACTATCCCCAAAATATACGATCTTTTCTCTCGGTAGTTGTCGTACGAGTTCTTTTACAACTGTTAATCCACCAACTCCAGAATCCATAACGCCTATCGCCTTATTATTCATATGACATCGACTCACTTTTTTTAATCATTCGTTTAAGCAAAGTGGATAACATTTCTTTCTCATCTTCTGTAAAATCACACGTAATTTCATCGATGAACTGTACGCGCTTTTTAATAACTTGAGACAATAGTTCCGTACCTTTTTGTTCAATTTTTACGAGAACGACACGTTTATCTTTATGACCACGCTCTCTACGCACAAAACCACTACATTCGAGTTTGTCTATAATATCTGTCGTTGTCGAATACGCAAGATTTAACTTTTTAGCGACCTCTCCGATCGTTTGACCGTTCGAATCACTCACCCATTGTAGTGTGATAAATTGAATTTTTGATAATTTATATTCTTTTAATATTTCACGACCATACAGTCTTACTTGCACCGATAAATACCTCAATGACTTTTCAATCGATGCACTATTCATGTTCAAAGACATATTTATCCCCACCTTAACCTATATGGCTATATTATACATGAATTAAAAATTGAAATAAAAAAAGATGTGTCGAAACACATCTTTTTGTATATTATTCTACTTCATGGTCACTACCAAAGAATGATTTAAACATATGGAATGTCGTTTCTCTTTGCATAGATGCGATAGAAGTTGTTAATGGAATACCTTTTGGACATGCTTTAACACAGTTTTGTGCCATACCACATTCAGATACTCCACCTTTGCCCATTAACGCATCTAATCTTTCGTCTTTGTTCATACGTCCTGTTGGATGTAAGTTAAATAGACGCACTTGTGAAATCGGTGCTGCACCGATAAAGTCAGATTTGTCGTTTACGTTTGGACACACTTCTAAACATACACCACATGTCATACATTTAGAAAGTTCATATGCAACTTGACGTTGCTTTTCAGGCATACGAGGACCTGCACCAAGATCGTATGTACCATCGATTGGTACCCAAGCTTTCACACGTTTTAAGCTATCGAACATACGTGAGCGGTCAATTTGTAAGTCTCTAACGACTGGGAATGTGCTCATCGGTTCTAACGTGATTGGTTGCGTGTACTGGTCAATTAGCGCAGTACATGATTGGCGTGCATTTCCGTTAATAACCATTGAACACGCACCACAAACTTCTTCTAAACAACTCATGTCCCAAGTGACTGGTGTTGTTTTTTCTCCTTTAGCGTTCACAGGGTTTCTTTGAATCTCCATAAGCGCACTGATGACGTTCATATTTGGTCTGTAAGGAATTTCAAAGTCTTCCCAGTAGCTTTGTGATTCTGGGTTTTCTTGGCGTTTGATTTTTAATTTAATAGTTTCTGCCATTTTAATACTCCTCTCAGATTACTTAGTATAGTCACGTACGCGTGGTGGGATTAGGCTTACATCAACGTCTTCATATTCAAAACGTGGTGCTTCCGTTGGCCCTTCGTAATACGCTTTTGTAGTTTTAAGCCATTCTTCATCGTTACGGTCAGGGAATTCTGGTTTGTAATGTGCACCACGAGATTCGTTACGGTTTAATGCACCGATTGTAATTACACGTGCTAACACTAACATGTTCCATAATTGTCTTGTGAAGAATGCAGCTTGGTTACTCCACTGCTTTGTATCGTCCATATTAATGTTTTGATATCTTTCCATTAATTTAACGATTTCTTTATCTGTTTCAACTAATTTTGCGTTTTCTCTAACAACTGTTACGTTGTTTGTCATTAACTCACCAAGTTCACGGTGTAATTGATATGCGTTTTCTTCACCCTTCATGTTAAGGATGTTTTCCCAGCGATCTTCTTCGACTTTTACTGCTTCATCGAAAATTGCACTATCTAACTCTTCGTAAGTCGTTTCTAAAGAGTTCACATAGTCGATCGCATTAGGTCCAGCAACCATACCACCGTAAATTGCTGATAATAATGAGTTTGCACCAAGTCGGTTTGCACCGTGTTGTGAATAATCACACTCACCTGCTGCGAATAGACCAGGGATGTTTGTCATTTGATCGTAATCTACATATAATCCACCCATTGAGTAGTGTACTGCTGGGAAGATTTTCATCGGAACTTTACGCGGATCGTCTCCAGTAAATTTCTCATAGATTTCGATAATTCCACCGAGTTTAACATCTAACTCGTGTGGATCTTTATGCGAAAGGTCTAAGTAAACCATGTTTTCTCCGTTAATACCTAACTTTTGATTTACACATACATCAAAGATTTCACGCGTCGCGATATCTCTTGGTACAAGGTTTCCATAGTTTGGATATTTCTCTTCTAAGAAATACCAAGGCTTACCATCTTTGTATGTCCAAACACGTCCACCTTCACCACGCGCTGACTCACTCATAAGACGTAATTTGTCGTCACCAGGAATTGCGGTTGGGTGAATCTGGATGAACTCACCGTTTGCGTATACTGCACCTTGTTGGTACACGATTGACGCTGCTGATCCAGTGTTAATCATTGAGTTTGTCGATTTACCAAAGATAATACCAGGTCCACCTGTAGCCATAATAACCGCGTCAGCACCGAACGAACGAATTTCACCCGTTTTGATGTCTTGCGCTGTAATACCACGTGCACGACCTTCAGCATCTTTAACGATGCCTAAAAATTCAAAACCTTCGTATTTTGTTACTAAACCTTCAACTTCATATTTTCTTACTTGCTCATCAAGTGCGTATAATAACTGTTGACCAGTCGTTGCACCTGCGAATGCCGTACGGTGATATAACGTTCCACCGAAACGACGGAAGTCGAGTAAACCTTCTGGCGTACGACTAAACATAACGCCCATACGGTCGAGTAAGTGAATAATTTTTGGTGCTGCTTCAGTCATTGCCTTAACCGGTGGTTGGTTGGCTAAAAAGTCTCCACCGTACACCGTATCATCAAAGTGTTTATAAGGTGAATCTCCCTCACCTTTTGTATTTACGGCACCGTTAATTCCACCTTGTGCACATACAGAGTGTGAACGTTTAACTGGAACAATTGAAAATAGATCAATTTGTGCGCCGCTTTCTGCTGCTTTTATCGTTGCCATTAGACCTGCAAGTCCACCCCCGACAACGATAACTTTATTATTTGCCATTAGTGACACTCCTTTAAATAAATGCGAATAATGTTTGAACGCCGATGAATCCAACAATTACAAAAACGATAATCGCAACATAGCTCATTATTTGCTGAGATTTTGGTGATTGTGTAATTCCCCATGTAATCATGAATGACCATAATCCGTTTGCAAAGTGGAATACGACCGCAAGAACACCGACTACATAGAATACAAACCAAAATGGACTACCGAGAATATCTGCCATCATATCAAAGTTTACTTCAGCACCTAGTAGTACTTGGAAACGTGTTTGATAGACGTGAATCGCAATAAATACGAATGCAATAATTCCCGTAATTCTCTGAATAAGGAACATCCAGTTTCTGTATGTACCGTATCGACCTACGTTGTTTTTTGCAGTAAATGCAATATACACACCGTAAATACCATGGAATAAAATCGGTAAGTAAATGACAAATGTTTCAAGAACTAAAACAAAAGGCAAGTTACCCATGAATCCAGCAGCCGTGTTAAACGCTTCTGGTCCACGTGTTGCGAAGTTGTTGATGATCAGGTGTTGAACTAAGAACACACCGAGTGGCACAACTCCAAGCAATGAATGCAATCTTCTCACAAAAAAGCTCGAATCTTGTTTAGACACTATTGTCCCCCCTAACCAAATTAACAAATCATAGTGTTTGCTTTATATTTTACGACTCATTATCAGTTAAATCAAGACACTATAAAGCCTTTTCAGCTATTATTGTTAAGTTTTTCAACAATTGCCTCTGAAATGTTTTGTGGAATCCCAATTCTTTGAAAATCTTCAACGGATTTTGTTTTCATATTTTCTACTGATCCAAAGGCACGTAACATCGCTTGTTTACGCTTTGGACCAAGTCCTTTAATATCGTCTAACGCAGAACGAAATGCTGTTTTTTTACGCGTATTTCGATGGAATGATATCGCAAAACGGTGGACTTCATCTTGTATACGTTGTAGTAAATAAAACGTTTGTGAAGTTTTCTTTAAAGGGACGATTGCTGCAGTTTCTCCGTATAACAACTCTGCCGTATTATGTTTGTCGTCTTTTTTTACACCAGCGACAGGAATAAATACGCCGAGCTCATCTTTTAAAATACTTTTCGCAGCGTTCATTTGTCCGATACCACCGTCTACGATAATGAGATCCGGAAGCGGTAAACCTTCACGTAATACACGGCTATAACGTCTGCGAATCACTTCTCTCATCGATTCGTAATCATCTGGTCCTTCTACCGTACGAATTTTATATTTTCTATATGACTTTTTATCTGGCTTTCCGTCAATAAAAGTGACCATCGCACTAACAGGATCTGCGCCTTGAATGTTTGAGTTATCAAACGCTTCGATATGCCTTGGAGTTTCAATATTCAGTACGTCTCCAAGTGTTTCTATTGCTTCAGTCGTCCGTCTTTCATCTCGCGCGATAATTTCAAAGCGACTTTTAATTGCAACTTCGGCATTTTTACACGCTAGATCAACCATTTCACGTTTACTACCACGTTTTGGGGTGATTGTTTTCATCGGTAATGCTTTATTTAAAATCGCTGGGTCAATTGATACTGGTAAATGAACTTCTTTTGGTTTTAAGTTCGAATCTAGCTCATAGAACTGAAAGACGAAACGGTTAAATTCTTCGTCGACTGTATCATTCATTGCAAACATTTCTGCTTTTTTCTCAATCAGTTTACCGTTACGAATCAGCAAGACACTAA
Above is a genomic segment from Nosocomiicoccus massiliensis containing:
- a CDS encoding MarR family transcriptional regulator, with amino-acid sequence MSLNMNSASIEKSLRYLSVQVRLYGREILKEYKLSKIQFITLQWVSDSNGQTIGEVAKKLNLAYSTTTDIIDKLECSGFVRRERGHKDKRVVLVKIEQKGTELLSQVIKKRVQFIDEITCDFTEDEKEMLSTLLKRMIKKSESMSYE
- a CDS encoding succinate dehydrogenase cytochrome b558 subunit — its product is MSKQDSSFFVRRLHSLLGVVPLGVFLVQHLIINNFATRGPEAFNTAAGFMGNLPFVLVLETFVIYLPILFHGIYGVYIAFTAKNNVGRYGTYRNWMFLIQRITGIIAFVFIAIHVYQTRFQVLLGAEVNFDMMADILGSPFWFVFYVVGVLAVVFHFANGLWSFMITWGITQSPKSQQIMSYVAIIVFVIVGFIGVQTLFAFI
- the rdgB gene encoding RdgB/HAM1 family non-canonical purine NTP pyrophosphatase, coding for MSKIVIASGNKGKINDFKSIFKQFEVVGIQSILEDFDPVEDGETFKDNALIKALEGAKRTNLPVISDDSGLSVEALEGAPGVRSARFAGDDATDQENNKKLLQLMKGEENRSAYFTSVIAVAFPDGTAYTYEGVVFGEILEAPVGTNGFGYDPLFQTLDGKKFGELSTDEKSEISHRKRAIDKLLEDENLFNRLQS
- the sdhB gene encoding succinate dehydrogenase iron-sulfur subunit, yielding MAETIKLKIKRQENPESQSYWEDFEIPYRPNMNVISALMEIQRNPVNAKGEKTTPVTWDMSCLEEVCGACSMVINGNARQSCTALIDQYTQPITLEPMSTFPVVRDLQIDRSRMFDSLKRVKAWVPIDGTYDLGAGPRMPEKQRQVAYELSKCMTCGVCLEVCPNVNDKSDFIGAAPISQVRLFNLHPTGRMNKDERLDALMGKGGVSECGMAQNCVKACPKGIPLTTSIASMQRETTFHMFKSFFGSDHEVE
- a CDS encoding QueT transporter family protein; translated protein: MKFTSKDLAINACIAALYVVLTTINPIGHGMIQVRVSEMLAILPFINRKLIPGMIVGVTVANFFSPLGYIDVLVGVGCAVVSYTISYFIKNLWINVVQYAVVCGLIVSLMLKSVLGIPYWPSVIAIFISTLIVGMIGAVIFNALKERLKLVD
- the sdhA gene encoding succinate dehydrogenase flavoprotein subunit; translated protein: MANNKVIVVGGGLAGLMATIKAAESGAQIDLFSIVPVKRSHSVCAQGGINGAVNTKGEGDSPYKHFDDTVYGGDFLANQPPVKAMTEAAPKIIHLLDRMGVMFSRTPEGLLDFRRFGGTLYHRTAFAGATTGQQLLYALDEQVRKYEVEGLVTKYEGFEFLGIVKDAEGRARGITAQDIKTGEIRSFGADAVIMATGGPGIIFGKSTNSMINTGSAASIVYQQGAVYANGEFIQIHPTAIPGDDKLRLMSESARGEGGRVWTYKDGKPWYFLEEKYPNYGNLVPRDIATREIFDVCVNQKLGINGENMVYLDLSHKDPHELDVKLGGIIEIYEKFTGDDPRKVPMKIFPAVHYSMGGLYVDYDQMTNIPGLFAAGECDYSQHGANRLGANSLLSAIYGGMVAGPNAIDYVNSLETTYEELDSAIFDEAVKVEEDRWENILNMKGEENAYQLHRELGELMTNNVTVVRENAKLVETDKEIVKLMERYQNINMDDTKQWSNQAAFFTRQLWNMLVLARVITIGALNRNESRGAHYKPEFPDRNDEEWLKTTKAYYEGPTEAPRFEYEDVDVSLIPPRVRDYTK
- the racE gene encoding glutamate racemase gives rise to the protein MDSGVGGLTVVKELVRQLPREKIVYFGDSLRCPYGQRSKEEVLSFTKEIYNFLSRKDIKLFIIACNTATALAISEIRKMIDIPVIGVIKPGSRRALQISDNDNILVLSTRGTMLSHKYKSTIQKINKSAIVTEHACPDFVPLIEAFNYKNDDIRNNVISETLQSVKDTNADTVILGCTHYPLIKQAIDDYFSNEKNIVDSGLETARDVSTLLEFKELLSSNDDEIIHEIYVHGDHQQFEKILNEWMPNFKYTIQSVQL
- a CDS encoding metallophosphoesterase family protein, with translation MKVLIVSDNHREKTMIEKLPKEIDADLYIHLGDSELSSEDALLEPYEYVKGNTDYDTSFRTEQLYDGLIYFTHGHLYHVNRDRNLLASKAKALGAIYALYGHTHIAKVEKINDVYCINPGSISASRSSEPETYAVLDTEEKIVTFYKRDGEVLKQVELE
- a CDS encoding NUDIX domain-containing protein — its product is MSKFDEMILVVNRKDLFNDEAHAFNGFLSQSDARFNEITKTLDDYEIKRRGDMEEDESYKQLVSYTIVESEDETLVYKRLTGGGESRLHGLHSIGVGGHMNDIESEENIKEKMFENAARELQEEIGLEKKDLNAFELIGLINDDTNEVGRVHIGLVFKVNVDKEKVFTNEEDTLQLIWSKREELKELGNYETWSELIIRDLYE
- the uvrC gene encoding excinuclease ABC subunit UvrC, encoding MEKDSQLKLKLSVLPKEPGCYLMKNKRDEIIYVGKAKNLRNRVRSYFTGAHDEKTMRLVSDIVDFDFVITDSEVESLLLENTLIKKHQPRYNILLKDDKSYPFIKITNERHPRLLVTRTVNKRTGKYFGPYPNAYSAHETKRLLDRIYPLRKCDTMPDRLCLYYHIGQCLGPCVYEVTKTENNKMIQGITNFLNGDTDSVITDLENKMQKASEALEFERAKEYRDLIHHINATMEKQNMLTSDMTARDVFGFYTYKGWMAISVLLIRNGKLIEKKAEMFAMNDTVDEEFNRFVFQFYELDSNLKPKEVHLPVSIDPAILNKALPMKTITPKRGSKREMVDLACKNAEVAIKSRFEIIARDERRTTEAIETLGDVLNIETPRHIEAFDNSNIQGADPVSAMVTFIDGKPDKKSYRKYKIRTVEGPDDYESMREVIRRRYSRVLREGLPLPDLIIVDGGIGQMNAAKSILKDELGVFIPVAGVKKDDKHNTAELLYGETAAIVPLKKTSQTFYLLQRIQDEVHRFAISFHRNTRKKTAFRSALDDIKGLGPKRKQAMLRAFGSVENMKTKSVEDFQRIGIPQNISEAIVEKLNNNS